AAAAAGGAGTATAAATAGCATGATCAAGTTCTTCCGGCTTAATTAAAAATAGGTGATGTGCCCCTAAAACTTTGCAACACTGCGTTAGACTTATTTCTTCATACTCTTTTAAAACAGTTTTATAAACGGGTATAACTACTGCAACTTTATTCGACATGATAATTTACTACATTAAACGAAAGATGCTATCTCAATTTATCAATAACGAAATTAGCAAAAAGTAATGGTTTCCCGTTCAAGCAACTCTCCGCATCCAGCTCATCCTCCACCATTCAACCTGCTAAAAAATGGCTTTGTCTACATTGTCGCCTTATCTAATACCCTTTTTGGCACAACTGGGGAAACATTTTCGTTAAAAGAACTGATATGCTTTGGCAACTCAAAAATAGAATCGAGATTTTCGTATCCCTTCTTTATGGTAAAGAAGCGATTAAAAAGTGCTTTAGATTGACTAGCGATCGAACCCCTATACTGAATGTCTCTTGCCAGCTTAACAATCTCGCTCGCAAAATCTTCCGGTGTATCAGCTCTTATACACCCATTATCAAATTTAAGAGGAATTCCATCTAGTCCCCTTAAATTACAAACCACCGGTAGCCCGTAGGACATAGCTTCGACAACTTTTACCTTAATCCCAGTACCCCCTAGCATCGGGCAAATCGCAATACTAGCATTATTATAATAATCATGTAGCTCCTCAACAAAAGAGTGTTTCTCTACATTACAATAGTCCGGTACATATTTTGATATAAGCCCAATAACGCATATTTTTAGCTCTTTAGGCAAACTTGGGTACACCTGCTTAAAAAACCAGTTAGCAGATCTTATATTATTAGGATTGTCACTGGCTACATAAATCAGATCATATTTTTTTCCGTCACGCAAGACTTTAAAAGATTCATTAACCTGGCTAAACATTACGGGAACAAATCGGTGCTTTGATTGCAGAAACTGACTAAACAGATAATATTCGTCCATGGAAATAGACCATATCTCATCAAACATGGACAGCAGCTTTATTTCACGTTCAAATGCAGCCCCTAGCTTAAAACCGTTTTGCTCTTTAAATTGAACTGTCATGAAATCATGTGTATCAATAATCAATTTTGCTCCATTCAGATACGGGTTATTACAAACAAGATTCGCCCAAGTAACATAGCTAATGATAATGACATCGTACTTCTTTTTTTGCAGGATCTGATTAAACTGATTTTGCAAATACGAGTTAGTAAGATCTTGAATTGGGGAGCCTTTACTTAAAAGTTTTTGCCTGCGGACAAGGTTGGGCAATTTCCACTTAAAATAATAGCGTAATTTATTCTTCCGGGGCATTTGAATAGTGCCTACATATAAACCGTAGTTTGGAAATCGATGTTTAAACGCCCGATCATCATATTGGTCCCAACCGGCAACTTCTTTTATACTTACAAAATCCACGTCAAAAAAAGCTGGCCTACTGTCAAAATATTCTAAAAATTGCAAGGCACGTGTTCGGCATCCGTGATCCTTTCTGAGAGGTGGATCAGGCATAAAATATAGCACTTTTTTCTTGTGAATCATTGCAAATCAAGGTTTATACAACTATACTTACGTTTTTCAATAAAATGTTATCTTCAAGGCATTGCTGCCACTTACCTTACATATAACGGCAAAAAAAGCCGTTTTGCAACAACAGCTTCATATTTATTTGTTAAAACGGTAAAACGACACAATACGCTAACCGCACCAGTAAAACTTTTGTAATGCTTCAAGGAAACCTTAAGGGCATTCTCTACAGGTCTCCGGAGATCTCTTTTGAGTGATTTTTCATTAAAAACAATTCCGGTTGTACGCACTTCCCCCTATTATTCCCCAACAATAGGAAATAAAGTATAAGAACGTCTTCGTTATTATTTTGAATCTTACGTAGCACACATATCGGCTATTCCAATTTCAACTTATCCCTATTCTACAGAAATTACTGGCCTACCAGCACACTCTTGATGATATTTAAAAGGGTTTTTTCCGAATGATTCTTTTGAAAGTAAGTTGCAGCAAGGTTTTTTATCTCCGCATAATCAGTTTCTTTATTCAGCAATTTCCAGATAGATTCAGCAAAATCTTTCGCCGATTCTGCTACCACACACCCATTTTCCGTTTTATTAACCAGCCCATCCACCCCCTGGGGATTGCACACCACCGGCAGCCCATACGCAAGGGCCTCGATCACTTTTATCTTTACGCCGGTACCGCTAAGCATTGGACATATAGCCAGCCGGGCCCGGGAGTAATACGGTTGCAGGTCTGGTGCATAGGGCACCTTGCGTATATTGGCGCAGTCCGGAATATGTTCGCATATGCGACCTACAATGCACCACCGCACAGATAAGTCAATGAGCGGATACACCTCCTTAAAAAACCAGTTCGCCGCGTTTACGTTGTGGCGGTTATCGCCAGCTACATAAATAATATCAAATTCCTTTTCTTGCCCTTCGGGGACTACCTGCTCTTGGAGACAGTAAGGCATCAACTTTACATCCTTATCAACAAACTGGCGGAACAGGTACTGTTCCTCTATAGATATCGCCCATATCTGGTCAAAACACCCAAGCCGCCGCATTTCATCAGCAAAGCCCCTACCTGC
The sequence above is a segment of the Niabella agricola genome. Coding sequences within it:
- a CDS encoding glycosyltransferase, whose protein sequence is MIHKKKVLYFMPDPPLRKDHGCRTRALQFLEYFDSRPAFFDVDFVSIKEVAGWDQYDDRAFKHRFPNYGLYVGTIQMPRKNKLRYYFKWKLPNLVRRQKLLSKGSPIQDLTNSYLQNQFNQILQKKKYDVIIISYVTWANLVCNNPYLNGAKLIIDTHDFMTVQFKEQNGFKLGAAFEREIKLLSMFDEIWSISMDEYYLFSQFLQSKHRFVPVMFSQVNESFKVLRDGKKYDLIYVASDNPNNIRSANWFFKQVYPSLPKELKICVIGLISKYVPDYCNVEKHSFVEELHDYYNNASIAICPMLGGTGIKVKVVEAMSYGLPVVCNLRGLDGIPLKFDNGCIRADTPEDFASEIVKLARDIQYRGSIASQSKALFNRFFTIKKGYENLDSIFELPKHISSFNENVSPVVPKRVLDKATM
- a CDS encoding glycosyltransferase, yielding MKTVLYFFPLNLMKNNTGSIRRAWGMLEAFKNADCVVDYVYSFDLWGGPMDAAEADALKKTGLVREVYELRKKPAGSGALSYSIQYRINRFIKDTAFRRSIPDFVTAYNRHLFNTILEKNNYDYIVISYAYWSGLVKNNPRIKQAKLIVDTHDFLTAQELGKKRFSAGRGFADEMRRLGCFDQIWAISIEEQYLFRQFVDKDVKLMPYCLQEQVVPEGQEKEFDIIYVAGDNRHNVNAANWFFKEVYPLIDLSVRWCIVGRICEHIPDCANIRKVPYAPDLQPYYSRARLAICPMLSGTGVKIKVIEALAYGLPVVCNPQGVDGLVNKTENGCVVAESAKDFAESIWKLLNKETDYAEIKNLAATYFQKNHSEKTLLNIIKSVLVGQ